In Janthinobacterium sp. J1-1, a single genomic region encodes these proteins:
- a CDS encoding agglutinin biogenesis protein MshI: MGLFARAKKREGLLATAWTNEGVCAALVQPRTGDKPQVKAVMWHAGAKAAAPAMEKLGKEMQASSYRCATLLGAADYQLLSLEAPNVPPEELKTAVGWRLKDMLDFPLADATIDVFDIRPDQNAPVRGQSVFAVAARNSAVAQRQGIYAAAKISLAVIDIPEMAQRNIAALLETPGRGLAMLSFDGDGGLLTVNFNAELYLSRRIDVKLAQLAEGSDDQKHQYYDKITLELQRSFDHFDRQFHFINVIKLVLAPTGTDGLHGYLADNLYMPVEVLDLVTVFDFADLPPLQDAAGQARFFLTLGAALRQEAAAP; this comes from the coding sequence ATGGGTTTATTCGCAAGAGCAAAAAAACGGGAAGGATTGCTGGCCACGGCATGGACGAACGAGGGAGTGTGCGCCGCGCTCGTCCAGCCGCGCACCGGCGACAAGCCGCAAGTGAAGGCCGTCATGTGGCATGCCGGCGCAAAAGCGGCGGCACCGGCCATGGAAAAGCTGGGCAAGGAAATGCAGGCGTCGTCTTACCGCTGCGCCACCTTGCTGGGCGCGGCCGACTACCAGTTGCTGTCGCTGGAGGCGCCCAATGTGCCGCCCGAGGAATTGAAGACGGCGGTGGGCTGGCGCCTGAAGGACATGCTGGACTTTCCGCTGGCCGATGCCACCATCGACGTGTTCGATATCCGGCCCGACCAGAATGCGCCGGTGCGCGGCCAGTCGGTGTTTGCCGTGGCGGCGAGAAACAGCGCCGTGGCCCAGCGCCAGGGCATCTATGCGGCCGCCAAGATCAGCCTGGCGGTGATCGATATTCCTGAAATGGCCCAGCGTAATATTGCCGCCCTGCTGGAAACGCCGGGGCGCGGCCTGGCCATGCTGTCGTTCGACGGCGATGGCGGCCTGCTGACGGTCAATTTCAATGCGGAGCTGTATCTGTCGCGCCGCATCGACGTCAAGCTGGCCCAGCTGGCCGAAGGCAGCGACGATCAGAAACACCAGTATTACGACAAGATCACGCTTGAACTGCAGCGCTCGTTCGACCATTTCGACCGTCAGTTTCACTTCATTAATGTGATCAAGCTGGTGCTGGCGCCCACCGGTACGGACGGCCTGCACGGCTACCTGGCCGACAATCTGTACATGCCGGTCGAGGTGCTGGACCTGGTCACCGTGTTCGACTTCGCCGACCTGCCGCCATTGCAGGATGCGGCCGGCCAGGCGCGCTTTTTCCTGACCCTGGGCGCCGCGTTGCGCCAGGAAGCGGCCGCGCCATGA
- a CDS encoding Tfp pilus assembly protein FimT/FimU: MIELVAVIVLVGILAAFAAPRFVQNESFDARTFTDQNLNMLRYAQKLAIAQGRPVFAVLGANRIALCFNAACDEANLVLAPAGANSRSSATVAQCGTAATWFCEGRPNNVSYTMQPVNPVMYFNALGRPFLSGNVDPVSTFAGLTIAIAGGGNTRTVVVEAETGYVH; the protein is encoded by the coding sequence TTGATCGAGCTGGTGGCCGTGATCGTGCTCGTCGGCATACTGGCCGCCTTTGCCGCGCCGCGTTTCGTGCAGAATGAATCCTTCGACGCGCGCACCTTTACCGATCAAAACCTGAACATGCTGCGCTATGCGCAAAAGCTGGCGATCGCACAGGGCCGGCCCGTGTTTGCCGTGCTCGGCGCCAACCGCATCGCCCTGTGTTTCAACGCCGCCTGCGATGAGGCCAACCTCGTGCTGGCGCCGGCCGGCGCCAATTCGCGCAGCAGCGCGACTGTGGCGCAATGCGGCACGGCAGCCACCTGGTTTTGCGAAGGCCGGCCGAATAACGTCAGCTACACCATGCAGCCGGTCAATCCGGTGATGTATTTCAATGCCCTCGGACGGCCCTTCCTGAGCGGAAATGTCGATCCGGTGTCGACGTTCGCGGGCCTGACCATCGCGATTGCCGGTGGCGGCAATACGCGCACCGTGGTGGTCGAAGCGGAGACCGGCTATGTCCACTAG
- a CDS encoding PilX N-terminal domain-containing pilus assembly protein — MKTRFHPHRQRICRPARGFGIVTAVFLLVVLTGLGAALVNLTTVQQTTSSLDIQGARAYQAARAGIEWGLYRQLRNNSCAAPSSFVVPANGFTVTVQCILTVGPGALKRYQVVAVACNQPVNGACTAAATSNSTDYVRRRLQAEF; from the coding sequence ATGAAGACCAGATTTCATCCCCACCGCCAGCGCATCTGCCGGCCCGCCCGCGGTTTCGGCATCGTCACCGCCGTGTTCCTGCTGGTGGTGCTGACCGGGCTGGGCGCCGCGCTGGTCAACCTGACCACGGTGCAGCAGACCACGTCCTCGCTCGATATCCAGGGTGCGCGCGCCTACCAGGCGGCGCGCGCCGGCATCGAATGGGGCTTGTACCGCCAGCTGCGCAACAATAGTTGCGCGGCGCCCAGCAGCTTCGTGGTGCCGGCCAATGGCTTCACGGTGACGGTGCAATGCATCCTGACCGTCGGGCCCGGCGCCTTGAAGCGCTATCAGGTGGTGGCCGTCGCGTGCAACCAGCCGGTCAATGGCGCATGCACGGCGGCGGCGACCAGCAACAGCACGGATTATGTGCGGCGCAGGTTGCAGGCGGAGTTCTAG
- a CDS encoding ABC transporter ATP-binding protein has translation MSDCAIRYHNVHKQLKGNPVLRGVDLSLRPGELFGLAGVNGAGKTTLLHCLFDFCTPDAGEISIFGQGHRHSAARAPLSFLPERFQAPYYLSGRDFLRYLLGLQQVPWDEAAARRAADALELAPEALQRQARSYSKGMMQKLGLLACLLSGKRQLVLDEPMSGLDPKARALFKQALRELRAQGRGVFLTSHALADIDELCDRMAILHAGRMVFVGTPAECRQRHGGGPQASLEQAFLNCIAA, from the coding sequence ATGAGCGACTGCGCCATCCGCTACCACAACGTGCATAAACAGTTGAAAGGCAACCCTGTGCTGCGCGGCGTCGACCTGTCGCTCAGGCCCGGTGAACTGTTCGGCCTGGCCGGCGTGAACGGCGCCGGCAAGACCACCCTGCTGCATTGCCTGTTCGATTTCTGCACGCCCGACGCGGGCGAGATCAGCATCTTCGGCCAGGGCCACCGGCACAGCGCGGCGCGCGCGCCGCTGTCGTTCCTGCCCGAGCGCTTCCAGGCGCCGTATTACCTGAGCGGGCGCGATTTCCTGCGGTACCTGCTGGGCTTGCAGCAAGTACCGTGGGACGAGGCCGCCGCCAGGCGGGCGGCCGACGCGCTGGAACTGGCGCCGGAAGCCTTGCAGCGCCAGGCGCGCAGCTATTCCAAGGGCATGATGCAAAAGCTGGGGCTGCTTGCATGTTTGCTGTCGGGCAAGCGGCAACTGGTGCTCGACGAACCGATGAGCGGGCTGGACCCGAAGGCGCGCGCCTTGTTCAAGCAGGCGCTGCGTGAATTGCGCGCGCAGGGACGCGGCGTGTTTCTCACCTCGCATGCGCTGGCCGACATCGACGAGTTGTGCGACCGCATGGCCATCCTGCATGCGGGACGCATGGTGTTTGTCGGCACGCCGGCGGAATGCCGCCAGCGCCACGGCGGCGGCCCGCAGGCGAGCCTGGAGCAGGCTTTTCTCAATTGCATCGCCGCATGA
- a CDS encoding MSHA biogenesis protein MshA — translation MSQQINLFNPAFEKRKQVLAAATMAQGLLLIALTGAGLYWYGARQVRLLEDAAAQSTELLASREARRTTVLAEYPVRVKDPAVGQALAQGEADRSALLEAQKILSGGSLGNTQGYSPYFRAFARARVDGLWLTGASIAGAGGHIGLQGRALQPALVPAYINALGKDPVLRGKSFARLDIAAGVPKTPDPAVAQPAPVSAPAAPSAPLSALPALAGLPPELLQALGSSGNQATATPAAPVAPAARRLPLSYVEFDLQSMATPAEAGAPTP, via the coding sequence ATGAGCCAGCAGATCAATCTGTTCAATCCCGCTTTCGAGAAACGCAAGCAGGTGCTGGCGGCCGCCACCATGGCCCAGGGCCTGCTGCTGATCGCGCTGACAGGCGCCGGCCTGTACTGGTATGGCGCGCGCCAGGTGCGCTTGCTGGAAGACGCGGCGGCGCAATCGACCGAACTGCTGGCTTCGCGCGAGGCGCGCCGTACCACGGTGCTGGCCGAGTATCCGGTGCGCGTCAAGGACCCGGCCGTGGGCCAGGCGCTGGCGCAGGGCGAGGCCGACCGGTCCGCCTTGCTGGAAGCGCAAAAAATTCTCTCCGGCGGCAGCCTGGGCAATACGCAAGGTTATTCCCCCTATTTTCGCGCCTTTGCCCGGGCCCGTGTCGACGGCTTGTGGCTGACCGGCGCCAGTATCGCTGGCGCGGGCGGTCATATCGGCTTGCAGGGCAGGGCCTTGCAGCCGGCGCTGGTGCCGGCGTATATCAATGCGCTGGGCAAGGATCCTGTCTTGCGCGGCAAATCGTTTGCGCGGCTCGATATCGCCGCCGGCGTGCCGAAAACACCGGACCCGGCCGTTGCCCAGCCTGCACCTGTTTCTGCTCCTGCCGCACCGTCGGCGCCGCTGTCGGCGCTGCCGGCGCTGGCCGGTTTGCCGCCGGAGCTGTTGCAGGCGCTGGGTTCGTCCGGCAACCAGGCCACTGCCACGCCAGCGGCCCCGGTGGCGCCGGCCGCGCGGCGGCTGCCCTTGTCGTATGTGGAATTTGACTTGCAATCGATGGCCACGCCAGCCGAAGCGGGAGCGCCGACACCATGA
- a CDS encoding prepilin-type N-terminal cleavage/methylation domain-containing protein → MSTSCKRALAGAQSGFTLIELTVFIVIVSVAVLGVLRVISFTTANSADPQLRKQALVLAESMLEEVQLARYTFCNPIQDPAVETAASVADCTVPQNVGAASSTIGRPYYNVTDYVRAFNTPLEYDRDASNIKFPTQYKVTVAVAPEAALGPAGAQISPADATPANMNALRITVVVKYGNQSITLVGYRTRYAPNLI, encoded by the coding sequence ATGTCCACTAGCTGCAAGCGAGCGTTGGCCGGTGCGCAAAGCGGCTTCACGTTGATCGAGCTGACGGTGTTTATCGTGATTGTCAGCGTGGCCGTGCTGGGCGTGCTGCGGGTGATCAGTTTTACCACCGCCAACAGCGCCGATCCGCAGCTGCGCAAGCAGGCGCTGGTGTTGGCCGAATCCATGCTGGAAGAAGTGCAACTGGCGCGCTACACTTTTTGCAACCCGATTCAAGACCCGGCGGTGGAGACGGCCGCCAGTGTGGCTGATTGCACCGTGCCGCAGAATGTTGGCGCTGCGTCATCGACGATAGGTCGTCCTTATTACAATGTGACTGACTATGTACGCGCGTTCAATACGCCGCTGGAGTATGACCGGGATGCCTCGAATATCAAATTTCCGACCCAATATAAGGTGACTGTGGCCGTGGCGCCCGAAGCGGCGCTGGGCCCCGCCGGCGCCCAAATCTCGCCGGCCGACGCCACGCCGGCCAACATGAATGCGCTGCGCATCACGGTGGTCGTCAAGTATGGCAACCAGTCTATTACCCTGGTCGGCTACCGCACGCGCTATGCGCCCAACCTGATATGA
- a CDS encoding type II secretion system F family protein yields MPFFAYKARNASGELLQGVMEGADSGAVANQLFATGATPVDIVQTKKAVTASSDISLWQRFSEKKVTSMDVQLFSRQMYTLLKAGVPIMRGLAGLQESAVSPAFGRVIKDVRESLDAGRELSAAMARHPAVFTPFYLSMVRVGEMTGRLDDVFLRLFDHLEFDRDMRARVKSATRYPTFVIVAMILAMAVVNIFVIPQFQQVFASFKAELPPMTRILIGTSSLTVNYWPAMLAVMVAGVAGFKAWLRTVPGRYNWDRLKLRFPLAGKILLKGTMARFARSFALSSSSGVPIVQALTVVSQTVDNAYLCARVEQMRDGVERGESILRTSVAAGVFTPVVLQMIAIGEESGSLDELMDEIAAMYEREVDYELKTLSAQIEPILITFLGAMVLVLALGIFLPIWDLGRVAMNK; encoded by the coding sequence GTGCCGTTTTTCGCCTACAAAGCCCGTAACGCCAGCGGCGAACTGCTGCAGGGCGTGATGGAGGGCGCCGACAGCGGCGCGGTGGCCAACCAGCTGTTCGCCACCGGCGCCACGCCGGTCGATATCGTGCAGACCAAAAAGGCGGTGACGGCCAGCAGCGATATCAGCCTGTGGCAGCGCTTTTCCGAGAAAAAAGTCACCTCGATGGACGTGCAACTGTTCAGCCGCCAGATGTACACCCTGCTGAAAGCCGGCGTGCCCATCATGCGCGGCCTGGCCGGTCTGCAGGAGTCGGCCGTCAGTCCCGCATTTGGCCGCGTCATCAAGGACGTGCGCGAGTCGCTCGACGCCGGGCGCGAACTGTCGGCCGCCATGGCGCGCCACCCGGCCGTCTTTACGCCGTTTTACCTGTCGATGGTGCGCGTGGGCGAAATGACGGGCCGCCTCGATGACGTCTTCCTGCGCCTGTTCGACCACCTGGAGTTCGACCGCGACATGCGCGCCCGCGTCAAGTCGGCCACGCGCTACCCGACCTTTGTGATTGTCGCCATGATACTGGCGATGGCGGTCGTCAATATCTTCGTGATTCCCCAGTTTCAACAGGTGTTTGCCAGCTTCAAGGCCGAGCTGCCGCCGATGACGCGCATCCTGATCGGCACCTCGTCGCTTACCGTCAATTACTGGCCAGCCATGCTGGCCGTGATGGTGGCCGGGGTGGCCGGCTTCAAGGCATGGCTGCGCACGGTGCCTGGCCGCTATAACTGGGATCGCTTGAAACTGCGTTTTCCTCTCGCCGGAAAGATTTTGCTCAAGGGCACCATGGCCCGCTTCGCGCGCAGCTTTGCCCTGTCCAGCTCCAGCGGCGTGCCCATCGTGCAGGCGCTGACGGTGGTGTCGCAGACGGTGGACAACGCCTACCTGTGCGCGCGCGTGGAGCAGATGCGCGATGGCGTCGAACGGGGCGAAAGCATTTTGCGTACCTCGGTGGCGGCCGGCGTCTTCACGCCGGTGGTGCTGCAGATGATCGCCATCGGCGAGGAGTCGGGGTCGCTCGATGAGCTGATGGATGAAATCGCCGCCATGTACGAGCGCGAAGTGGATTATGAGTTGAAAACCTTGTCGGCGCAGATCGAACCCATCCTGATCACATTTTTGGGCGCCATGGTGCTGGTGCTGGCGCTGGGCATCTTCCTGCCGATCTGGGATCTGGGTCGCGTGGCCATGAACAAATGA
- a CDS encoding type II secretion system protein, whose amino-acid sequence MPISEKVVRGRRAGRGFTLFELAVVVSVIGILIVVLLSRMAFYRDEAERLAYEQTLTALRTEVQLQTYALMIAGRQKEIPALAGQNPMNWLAQKPPNYLGEIYSPDVKKLVSGNWFFDRSDGKLVYLLNKSNTFDAQGFDLLQFKVSLSQGAEITHARDTARVELVPLVSRNVP is encoded by the coding sequence ATGCCGATCTCGGAAAAGGTGGTACGTGGCCGCCGGGCAGGGCGGGGTTTTACGCTGTTCGAACTGGCGGTGGTGGTGTCGGTGATAGGCATCCTCATCGTGGTACTGCTGAGCCGAATGGCTTTTTACCGCGACGAGGCCGAGCGGCTGGCCTATGAGCAAACGCTGACGGCCCTGCGCACGGAAGTGCAGTTGCAGACGTATGCCTTGATGATCGCCGGCCGGCAGAAGGAGATTCCCGCGCTGGCCGGCCAGAATCCCATGAACTGGCTGGCGCAGAAGCCGCCCAATTATCTGGGAGAAATTTATTCCCCCGATGTAAAAAAACTTGTCTCAGGCAATTGGTTTTTTGACAGGAGTGATGGAAAATTGGTATATTTGTTAAATAAGAGCAATACTTTTGATGCTCAGGGTTTCGACTTGCTGCAATTCAAGGTAAGCTTGTCGCAGGGAGCGGAAATCACGCATGCCCGGGACACCGCAAGGGTCGAATTGGTGCCGCTGGTCAGCAGGAACGTGCCGTAA
- a CDS encoding type II secretion system protein, translating to MNKSLRSFKQGAQAGFTLIELIVVIVILGILAATAIPKFIDMGKQARVASLNAAEGALRSGASLAHAQWLALGSNVSPIKMEGEDVDITAGYPTVDTIGKAVNMSGYTNTTPGLYLVDGRTNCSITYTAASNATGATTGMPGFAKNESGC from the coding sequence ATGAATAAGTCGTTACGCAGTTTCAAACAAGGTGCCCAAGCGGGTTTTACGTTGATCGAACTGATCGTTGTGATTGTGATCCTGGGCATTCTGGCCGCTACCGCCATTCCCAAGTTTATCGACATGGGCAAGCAAGCGCGTGTCGCCAGCCTGAATGCGGCAGAAGGCGCATTGCGTAGTGGCGCTTCGCTGGCCCACGCGCAGTGGCTGGCGTTGGGCAGCAACGTCTCGCCGATCAAGATGGAAGGCGAAGACGTTGATATCACGGCAGGTTACCCGACTGTCGACACGATCGGTAAGGCAGTGAACATGTCCGGCTACACAAACACGACGCCTGGCTTGTATCTGGTGGACGGCCGTACTAATTGCAGCATCACATATACGGCAGCGTCGAATGCCACAGGAGCGACGACTGGCATGCCAGGCTTTGCGAAAAATGAGAGTGGCTGTTAA
- a CDS encoding GspE/PulE family protein, with translation MARPEKVRLGEILVQQKLLTEEQLGMALTEQKRSGRKLGRVFIEHGYVTEEQISGALARQLDIPYINLKFFNINAELVRLLPETQARRFRALVLEDRREGLLVGMSDPTDLFAYDEIARLVKRNIELAVVNETEVLAAIDRIYRRTEDISTLTRELEQDLGDVSVDFGALAANPGLEEAPIVKLLQSVFDDATQVRASDIHIEPQESRLQIRFRIDGVLHLQTEADIKIAPSLALRLKLMSDLDISEKRLPQDGRFAIRVKNQRIDVRISTMPTQYGESVVMRLLNQGGTSLRLDAIGMPPALVKKFRAIVQRPNGLVLVTGPTGSGKTTTLYCALAELNSVEKKLITVEDPVEYRLAGINQVQVNDKIELNFARVLRSALRQDPDIVLVGEMRDQETAQIGLRAAMTGHLVLSTLHTNDAASTPLRLMDMGVPRYMVGSSLQAVLAQRLVRVICESCTTPYVPTPTEAEWLRMELGELVDRTQYHHGKGCSHCNGMGYRGRTGVYELLEMTREVVDAANHADPSHFLKAANAEMAGETLRRHAVQLVVQGRTTISEAMRISNQNEE, from the coding sequence ATGGCAAGGCCAGAGAAAGTCCGGCTCGGTGAAATTTTGGTGCAGCAGAAGTTGCTGACGGAAGAACAGTTGGGCATGGCCTTGACGGAGCAGAAACGTTCGGGCCGCAAGCTGGGCCGGGTGTTCATCGAGCATGGCTATGTCACGGAAGAACAGATCTCGGGCGCCCTGGCGCGCCAGCTCGATATTCCCTATATCAATCTGAAGTTTTTCAACATCAATGCGGAACTGGTGCGCTTGCTGCCGGAAACCCAGGCCCGCCGCTTCCGCGCGCTGGTGCTGGAAGACCGCCGCGAAGGCTTGCTGGTCGGCATGTCCGACCCGACCGACCTGTTCGCCTACGACGAGATCGCGCGCCTGGTCAAGCGCAATATCGAATTGGCGGTGGTCAACGAAACCGAAGTGCTGGCGGCGATCGACCGCATCTATCGCCGTACCGAAGATATTTCCACCCTGACGCGCGAGCTGGAGCAGGACCTGGGCGACGTCTCGGTCGACTTCGGCGCGCTGGCCGCCAATCCGGGCCTGGAAGAAGCGCCGATCGTCAAGCTGCTGCAATCGGTGTTCGACGATGCGACCCAGGTGCGCGCCTCGGACATCCATATCGAACCGCAGGAAAGCCGGCTGCAGATCCGTTTCCGCATCGACGGCGTGCTGCATCTGCAGACGGAAGCGGACATCAAGATCGCGCCCTCGCTGGCGCTGCGCCTCAAATTGATGTCGGACCTCGATATTTCCGAAAAGCGCCTGCCGCAGGACGGCCGTTTCGCCATCCGCGTAAAAAACCAGCGCATCGACGTGCGTATTTCCACCATGCCGACGCAATATGGCGAATCGGTGGTGATGCGGCTGCTGAACCAGGGCGGCACCTCGCTGCGCCTGGACGCGATCGGCATGCCGCCGGCGCTGGTCAAGAAATTCCGCGCCATCGTGCAGCGCCCGAACGGCCTGGTGCTGGTAACGGGGCCGACCGGTAGCGGCAAGACCACCACCCTGTATTGCGCGCTGGCCGAGCTCAATTCGGTGGAAAAAAAGCTGATCACGGTGGAAGACCCCGTCGAATACCGGCTGGCCGGCATCAACCAGGTGCAGGTCAACGACAAGATCGAGCTGAACTTTGCGCGCGTGCTGCGTTCTGCCCTGCGGCAAGACCCGGACATCGTGCTGGTGGGCGAGATGCGCGACCAGGAAACGGCGCAGATCGGCCTGCGCGCCGCGATGACCGGTCACCTGGTGTTGTCCACACTCCACACCAACGACGCGGCCAGCACCCCGCTGCGCCTGATGGACATGGGCGTGCCGCGCTATATGGTGGGCAGCTCGCTGCAGGCCGTGCTGGCGCAGCGCCTGGTGCGCGTGATCTGCGAAAGCTGCACCACGCCCTATGTGCCGACGCCAACCGAGGCTGAATGGCTGCGCATGGAGCTCGGCGAGCTGGTCGACCGCACCCAGTATCACCACGGCAAGGGCTGTTCGCACTGCAACGGCATGGGGTACCGCGGCCGTACCGGCGTGTATGAACTGCTGGAAATGACGCGCGAAGTGGTCGACGCCGCCAACCATGCCGACCCTTCGCACTTCCTGAAAGCGGCCAACGCCGAGATGGCCGGCGAAACCCTGCGCCGCCACGCGGTGCAACTGGTGGTGCAGGGACGCACGACGATTTCCGAAGCGATGCGCATCAGCAACCAGAACGAGGAGTAA
- a CDS encoding prepilin-type N-terminal cleavage/methylation domain-containing protein translates to MSRLHLRRARGFTLVELVVVIVILGIVSSMVAVFVTVPVRSYIDTAARVELADIADTATRRIARDVRLALPNSVRVDPSGRYLELLLTKTGGRYLSVNDNTAGNVLAFDTDPLPPPPANVFTIVGAAPTGAQAIVPGDFIVVNNLGGGTSPVDAYYCNTKCNRGTVTAVNGNNITLADNPFLVSDASTLSIPSPGNRFQVVTTPVTYFCAPDGNGGGTLRRFSGYAIQPAQPVNAGAEPLANAPVGALLAGQVSDCRFIFTELANVQRGLVSINLVLGKAGSGGGLITLQQQAQVNNTP, encoded by the coding sequence ATGAGCCGCCTGCATTTGCGCCGCGCACGCGGCTTTACCCTGGTCGAACTGGTGGTGGTGATCGTCATCCTCGGCATCGTGTCCAGCATGGTGGCGGTGTTTGTCACCGTGCCGGTGCGCAGCTATATCGATACGGCCGCGCGTGTCGAGCTGGCCGATATCGCCGATACGGCCACGCGCCGCATCGCGCGCGACGTACGCCTGGCGCTGCCCAACAGCGTGCGCGTCGATCCCAGCGGCCGTTACCTGGAGCTGCTGCTGACCAAGACCGGCGGGCGCTACCTGTCCGTCAACGACAACACGGCCGGCAATGTGCTCGCCTTCGATACCGATCCCTTGCCGCCACCCCCCGCCAATGTCTTCACCATCGTCGGCGCCGCGCCCACCGGTGCGCAAGCCATCGTGCCCGGTGACTTTATCGTGGTCAACAATCTCGGTGGCGGCACCTCGCCGGTCGATGCCTATTATTGCAATACCAAATGCAACCGGGGCACGGTGACTGCCGTCAACGGCAACAATATCACCCTGGCGGACAATCCTTTCCTGGTCAGCGATGCCAGCACGCTGTCGATACCGTCGCCAGGCAACCGCTTCCAGGTGGTGACCACGCCCGTCACCTATTTTTGCGCACCCGATGGCAACGGCGGCGGCACCTTGCGGCGCTTTTCGGGCTATGCGATCCAGCCAGCACAACCGGTCAATGCGGGCGCCGAGCCCCTCGCCAATGCCCCCGTCGGCGCCTTGCTGGCGGGCCAGGTAAGCGACTGCCGATTTATTTTCACCGAACTGGCCAACGTCCAGCGCGGCCTGGTGTCCATCAATCTGGTGCTGGGCAAGGCCGGCAGCGGCGGCGGCCTGATCACCTTGCAGCAGCAAGCACAGGTCAACAACACGCCATGA